The following are encoded together in the Drosophila sechellia strain sech25 chromosome 3R, ASM438219v1, whole genome shotgun sequence genome:
- the LOC6619530 gene encoding JNK1/MAPK8-associated membrane protein, whose amino-acid sequence MYDALERCPGAYCGRSPLGNNSWSSCGVCPRGSRVNQSYACSPCRDELSTYSWLYLGFMTMLPLMMHCFFIDMDAKDRKFSRKQLILTASAFVEVAISAILATLLMEPMWELRLYACDVRKLTDWYTLFYNPSPNYEARVYCTQEAVYPLQTIVLVFYFLCLVNMFLIRPLVSKIMDVGGRSKAPIYSALYFLPLLTFIHALGCGLIYYSFPYLSVAISMVANAIHYSLKLDQTLKALVHSSVWELKNVVIIAVHWMLLAYGLTSLNYHYAFMCLVPFPTLFYILTVRFTDPAEFRELESRI is encoded by the exons ATGTACGACGCATTGGAACGCTGCCCAGGAGCCTACTGTGGGCGATCACCGCTAGGAAACAAcagctggagcagctgcgGGGTCTGTCCCCGAGGATCTCGG GTGAACCAAAGTTATGCCTGCTCTCCATGCCGCGACGAGTTAAGCACGTACTCCTGGCTATACCTGGGATTCATGACCATGCTGCCGCTTATGATGCACTGCTTTTTCATAGACATGGACGCCAAGGATCGCAA GTTTTCGCGGAAGCAGCTGATCTTGACGGCCAGCGCTTTCGTTGAGGTTGCCATATCTGCCATCCTCGCCACCTTGCTAATGGAGCCCATGTGGGAGCTGCGCCTCTACGCTTGTGATGTTCGAAAACTTACTGACTGGTACACATTGTTCTACAACCCCAGCCCCAATTATGAGGCACGAGTCTACTGCACCCAGGAGGCAGTTTACCCATT GCAAACCATCGTGCTGGTTTTCTACTTTCTGTGCCTGGTGAACATGTTTCTCATACGCCCGCTGGTTAGCAAAATTATGGATGTAGGGGGCAGAAGCAAGGCGCCCATTTACTCGGCTCTTTACTTCCTGCCCCTGCTCACATTTATTCATGCGTTAGGATGTGGGTTGATCT aCTACTCCTTTCCGTACCTTAGCGTGGCCATATCCATGGTGGCCAATGCCATCCACTATTCCCTCAAACTGGATCAAACCCTAAAGGCATTGGTTCACTCGTCGGTGTGGGAGTTAAAAAACGTGGTCATCATAG CTGTGCACTGGATGTTGTTGGCATACGGCCTCACCTCCCTGAATTACCACTATGCCTTTATGTGCTTGGTGCCCTTTCCCACACTGTTCTACATTTTGACCGTACGTTTCACGGATCCGGCCGAGTTCCGCGAGCTGGAGTCGAGAATTTGA